CCCCTCGGACCAAGCGGTCGGGGTCCCATGGGAGATGCGACGGTTCTGGGTGTATGCGGACCTGGCAAGCTTGTGCTGGTTGTTGTCGTATTGTCTGGCTTTTGTGGGCTGGTTGACCGCGGTGCGGAGATTGGTAACCCTCTGACATCCTTCTTGCCCACGCCGGCACTGCTGCCGctgccgccgccgccgGTCATGGCGATATACCCTCCGGGCGGACCTAGCGACAGACTTTCCTTCCTACTCCCTCCTTTTCTTATATTGGAGAAGAAACcgctgctgttgttgttgctgccTTTTTTGGTAGATGTAAAGCTCGAAACCGACTGCATCGATTGCGACGGTTTCAAACCCCCTCCCCGCCTTCCTGGAGAAGACATGGGGTTGAATTGCGCATGGCGCTGGAGTTGGAGTTGGGGGTACGGCAAATTCGCAGGTAAAGCTGTTGGTTGATCTGCGGGATCCATCACGCGCTGTGATATTTCTCTGGCGGTGTAGGAATCGGAGCGCATCGGGAATTCGGAGCCTGTCGAAACGTTTCTCGGGTGCGGCGTAAACTCGGACGGAgatggggatgatgatgaatgCGATACGGGGATCGCAGCTGCAGCGGCACACCATTCTTTCAGACCCGTTTGTGTCCTTGCAATCTCGTTGATCGCGCGGGCATACGCCAACGCACGGTCGCCTCCTGATTTATGCGATTTTAGGGCGGGTATGGACATGGCAGGGGGCCAAGGACGAGCGGTTTTTTGGAAAGATAGGATGGTGGGTGAGTGGGTGAGTCCGGCGCGGGGGGATGCGAAGGGTGGGTTGGAGGAAGTGGCAGAGAGGGTGGAAGATGTGCGTTTGAGTGGTAAAGAGGAGGCTACGCCTGCACCCGTCTCTGTCGCTGGCGTAGGCGACGTTGGCCTTGTGGAAGACAACGATGCGCCTCGTGTCGGGCAACGATGTCGGCGTCATGGGTCCCTCGACCACTTCTGCCGCCGGCTCTAGCCCTTTTGCCTTTGGCTCTGGCCCTTTTGCCTTTGGCTCTGGCTCGATGCGCATATCAGTTTTCTGTCCATGTTTACTCGGTTCTCCGACCGTAGGCGGCGGTGTATCTCGCGAGTCAATCAGTCCAATCTCGTCGATTGCGCCACCGAGCAGCTCTGTGAGCTCTGCGATCGAGACAGAGGACGCGTACGGCAGAGTGGGTGTTGCGCCTCGTGAGGGCGATCGATCGGGACGTGCTGGCGTGTTGCTCGACGGCGGAGAGGGTGCGGGAGAGTGCGGGGTATGGGTGATGGTGGGGAGCTGGTGTTGCGTGCTGGACGGGGAGACGGACGTGGGCGACGAAACGCTGCGGTTTCTTTAGCACAGTCATGACCAACACGACACTTACACATGCTGCCCGTTTGGCTCAACGCTGCCGTCCAGAAGCCGTGCCAGATTGGCTGCGCTGGGAACCCCGGCGGGCAACGTCCTTCTGTCGCGACCCTTGGGCAGCTCGCCGTCAAACGCGGACTGCTGCGCTGGTGCGCTCCGTGGAGTGTCGCCGAGTGCCCGCGCCAGCTCCGATGCGACTGGAAAGAGGGGCGGTCTGAGGTCGGGGCGCTCCTGCCACGGGGGGGCGACGGGGGTGGTGAGCTCGTCTGCGTGGTCCGCGATAGGCGTGCTGTAGTCGACGGGGGAGTAGCGGCTGCCGCTGGAGCCAGAGTCGGTGCGGTGCGAATAGGCGCGTCCGtggagggaggaggaggaagaggagggggagggggagggggagggggaggaggaggaggaggggcCGGTGCCGGCGAGGGCGGACCAGTAGTAGTCGAGGCCCCCCGACGCATCCGTCGACCGCcggcgggggggggggcgcggggggggaggggggggaGATGTCATGGGGGGGAGTGCAGAGTATAAAGAAGATGCATAACAGAACGGGATCAATTCATGCTACAGATGCAGCCCGCCCCCCAGCCACCACTCCCGCCCACCGCCACCGCCACCGCCCCCCACGTACCGCTCCACCACCTCCCCCGCCCGCACCCCCCCCCGCACTCCGCCCCCGcccaccaccacctccgCGCCCACCTTGTTCACCACCGCCGCACACAGAAGCGCAACTCGCTCGCTCTGCCGCGGTCTGCGTGTCAGCCATGAACATACCATGCGCCACCTACATCAGCTCCTCGTTCTCCCGGTACGCCTCGCACGCAGCCTGCTCGCCCTCTGGGTCGTCGCGCCCTTCGTCAGACTGGATGTATGCCTGCAGCTCGTCTTGTGTCGAGTACAGGTGCTGGATAGAGTTGATCAGCCGATTCACTTCTGCGCTCTCCGTCAGCACCCCTCCAGTTCCATCGCACTCGCAGACTTGCCCGCAACCAGGCTATCCAGCTCCAGATTCATCGCCTCCTGCAGAGTAAACGGCTGCGGATACTGCGGCGTAAAAGCGACAGTCTGCGACATTGTAAATTCTACAGACGGTACAGTGACGTTCAGCCTAGACATTCGTCTTGGATTCTCTTCGGATGTATTGTCAGGATAGATTGTCAGGATAAGCCAGGATAGGTAGCCAGGATAAGCCAGGATAGGTAGCCAGGATAGATAGCCAGGACAAGTAGAACACTGCACACGCAAGAATCGACGCGGcaggtggaggtggaggctATACATACACCTCTCCGAGGTTGACCCTCGCCCAAAACGTAAAATGCTTGTACTCTTCTCTCCCACCCTTTCTCCCCGGCATCCCCTCTCCCTCGACCCGATACGTAAACCGCACTTCCAAATCAAACTCTACATCCCCCCCTGCTGTTTCAGAGATATCCACCTCTATCGGGACTTTTGAGATATTTCCCCTTTTCTCTACCCCCGGTTCCCGACGTTTATCCCGAGCACTACCCCCTCCCGCAAGCACACTCGGTCGTGTCTTCCGTCCCATCGTTCCTGCACCCAACCCACCCGTCATCCCCGACCCAGTCGTCATACTCGCCGTATCCTCActcccatccccatccccatccccatccccaccttccacatcctcatcctcatcctcataCGCCCACGCATCTTTCGCCGCATTACACGTAAAATGCTGCGTCGCGATCCGTACCGCACAATTCGCCGGCGGCGCATGTTTCGGAACGGGCGGTTGTGTGAGTCGGATTTGGATCGGGTCGTAGAGCGGGTTGGTGAGCGCGAGTTGGAACGTGTATGTTTCGCCGGCGACAAGTGGAGTGTCGGGTcgttcctcttcttcctccgACATGCTGGCCAAACCAGATCGGGTGCGACGCCGTTCTCGTCGCCTCCGCTCGCCCTCGCGTTGTTCAGCGTCATGACCCGCGTGCTCTTCGTCCATATCCGGCTGGGGCTGGCGCTGCAGCCCCCGCCTTCCCCTTCGCCGTCGTCGACCGATTTCCAAAATGGGCAGATAATTAATCGCCACCATCTTGATCTTCATACGCACACTTTTCGTATCCGGCTGGATCAGTAAATGACGACAGCTAGGCTCCGGACATCGTTTCGTGAGTTTCGTCCTGAGCGGGATTCTCTGCGGTAACGATGATCTGCCACCCTGTCAACCCAACATACAAAATAAAAAAAAGGATAGTTATGGAAACCTACTTGGACATGCGGTCACATTCCCAGCTCTTATCCCAACGCCTATCCAACGCAGCCACACCTTCCCACCCCGCTTGTTCCACCATCTTGATCGCTTCAACATCCTCCATCCCCTTTTCCAATCCCACCGCTCGCCAAGTTGCTTTCGACTTGTACACTTCCAACTCATCCCACCCCactttctctctctccccGCCTGGCCCTGgcccttgcccttgcccAGGTGGACGTTTACGAACAGCAAGTCCATGAACAGGCCGATTCAACGCTTTGGCCGCCATCTGCGTCAAGTGTGAAATATGGCGGGAAGGCTTCGGTCGATATGGCGTCGCgctcgtcgtcgtcgtcgtaGTAGTAGTAGAAGTTGTAGAAGTTGTAGAAGATATATACGAGTCGAGATGATCTTTGATATGATCAAATTCCTGCCCGACTTGTTCAGGGTATGTCCATGTTTTTAAGAGTTGCACTATTGAATTCATTTCAATCGTTGtaaaagagaaaaaggaaggaaggaaggacGTACGGGCAATACCAGTGGGTTTTTCAAACGCCCAACCAATCTGTTTACTCGACCACCTACACCCGGGACAAACGAGAAGATACAGAGGTCCAGCCGGTCCAGCTGGCGCTGCTGCTGATTCGTGTCCAGAAGTAGCATCGTCATGAGGAGGATCAGATGCTTGTATTGATAAACTAGATGAACATTGAGGACACGAGAAACATGATCTCGCGCATCTAAATTTCGATCCATGTCAATACATACAAGACCCCACAACAAGAGCGAAAATAAAGAAAATAAAAAAGCAAACCTACCTGTTCTTATCGGCCCTTACGTTGGCGCCAGGGACGTCAAAGAGACAGTTTGGACAAAAGTAACTGGCGACTTCGACGCCGACACAGAGATCACACCGAAGGGCATCACACTCTTCACAGAAATAAAGATGTTCGATcgggaagaaggatggatgGCTTGATGGGTAGGATGGCGGGAGCGGTGGTGCCGGTGTATCCAGATGCGAGCAGGCGTACCGCACTGACATTTGTTGTAATAGATGAGTGTCAGTAGTTGGCGAGTAACTCTGAACGTCGTTACGTTTTGTGTAGAGATATATACGGTGGTGGCTACGCGGAACCAAATTACGCGACGCGTCGAGGACAGGGTTTAGGGGTGGGGGGGGGTAAACTTGTTACGTTGGAACTAGGCTCAGTCAGGTAAACTATAACAACCCCCATTTTCATCTCCCACTCTTCACGTTCTACTTTCATCTCTCCCTCACACACACACACATACATCGACCTACCTGCTTCCCTTATAACCCACATCCAGCACTCCAAGCCCGCACACTGATTCTGTACCGCCCAGCAGTTCGACGTGAGATCCAGCAACGAATCCAAACAACCAAACTCCCCTGACTCAACACACGATCAAAAGCCATGTGTCTTGACAACAAGTACAAAAAGATTGAAAAGGTCGGAGAAGGTATGTCGGTTTACCTTGCCTGTTATTCACAGTCTT
This DNA window, taken from Cryptococcus gattii WM276 chromosome C, complete sequence, encodes the following:
- a CDS encoding uncharacterized protein (Similar to SGTC gene model, INSD accession EAL21850.1), which gives rise to MSVRYACSHLDTPAPPLPPSYPSSHPSFFPIEHLYFCEECDALRCDLCVGVEVASYFCPNCLFDVPGANVRADKNRCARSCFSCPQCSSSLSIQASDPPHDDATSGHESAAAPAGPAGPLYLLVCPGCRWSSKQIGWAFEKPTGIALQLLKTWTYPEQVGQEFDHIKDHLDSYISSTTSTTSTTTTTTTTSATPYRPKPSRHISHLTQMAAKALNRPVHGLAVRKRPPGQGQGPGPGGEREKVGWDELEVYKSKATWRAVGLEKGMEDVEAIKMVEQAGWEGVAALDRRWDKSWECDRMSKSSLPQRIPLRTKLTKRCPEPSCRHLLIQPDTKSVRMKIKMVAINYLPILEIGRRRRRGRRGLQRQPQPDMDEEHAGHDAEQREGERRRRERRRTRSGLASMSEEEEERPDTPLVAGETYTFQLALTNPLYDPIQIRLTQPPVPKHAPPANCAVRIATQHFTCNAAKDAWAYEDEDEDVEGGDGDGDGDGSEDTASMTTGSGMTGGLGAGTMGRKTRPSVLAGGGSARDKRREPGVEKRGNISKVPIEVDISETAGGDVEFDLEVRFTYRVEGEGMPGRKGGREEYKHFTFWARVNLGEVYV